From a region of the Tistrella mobilis genome:
- a CDS encoding glutathione S-transferase family protein, with product MSTIILHHYDYSPFSEKIRLIFGLKGLDWRSVIVPAINPKPRLMPLTGGYRFTPVMQIGADIYCDTRLIARELERRFPTPPLFASLAEQGLAGVVEAWAERDLFWPLARYISGVNAERTEPGLNADRAALRGKPEPSLARLQQVARDSLGQALGEIRRVDQMLGDGRAFLLGGKRPGLADLAVYHGLWFLDALPIRCGTALDLYPAIRAWMGRVAALGHGRESPFTAEQALDAAAAAYPDPLLASADGAAPAPGSLVEVRPEGYVTEPVTGELIRADAGRISLRRIHPAVGEVMVHLPRQGYVLRPAGHGGHTLATALEDPVGEEACR from the coding sequence ATGAGCACGATCATCCTGCACCATTACGACTATTCGCCCTTTTCCGAAAAGATCCGGCTGATCTTCGGGCTGAAGGGGCTGGACTGGCGGTCGGTGATCGTGCCGGCGATCAATCCCAAGCCCAGGCTGATGCCGCTGACCGGCGGCTATCGCTTCACGCCCGTGATGCAGATCGGCGCCGACATCTATTGCGACACCCGGCTGATCGCCCGCGAGCTGGAGCGCCGTTTTCCGACGCCGCCGCTGTTCGCCAGCCTGGCCGAACAGGGCCTGGCCGGGGTGGTGGAGGCCTGGGCGGAGCGCGACCTGTTCTGGCCGCTCGCCCGCTATATCAGCGGGGTCAATGCCGAACGCACCGAGCCCGGGCTGAATGCCGACCGGGCGGCGCTGCGCGGCAAGCCCGAGCCGTCGCTGGCCCGGCTGCAGCAGGTGGCACGCGACAGCCTGGGCCAGGCGCTGGGCGAAATCCGCCGGGTGGACCAGATGCTGGGCGACGGCCGGGCTTTCCTGCTGGGCGGCAAGCGGCCGGGTCTGGCCGATCTTGCGGTCTATCACGGCCTCTGGTTCCTCGACGCCCTGCCGATCCGCTGCGGCACAGCGCTCGACCTCTACCCCGCCATCCGCGCCTGGATGGGGCGGGTGGCCGCCCTCGGCCATGGCCGCGAAAGCCCGTTCACGGCCGAACAGGCGCTGGATGCCGCCGCCGCCGCCTATCCGGATCCGCTGCTCGCCTCGGCCGACGGGGCGGCGCCGGCGCCGGGCAGCCTGGTCGAGGTGCGGCCCGAAGGCTATGTGACCGAGCCGGTGACCGGCGAGCTGATCCGCGCCGATGCCGGCCGGATCAGCCTGCGCCGCATCCATCCCGCCGTCGGCGAGGTGATGGTGCATCTGCCCCGCCAGGGCTATGTGCTCCGCCCCGCCGGGCATGGCGGCCATACCCTCGCAACCGCCCTGGAAGACCCTGTCGGAGAGGAAGCCTGCCGGTGA
- a CDS encoding class I adenylate-forming enzyme family protein: protein MLPGTPGGHLAEIAARFPDRPAIEGEGLVLDYAGLDARVNRTARLLTARGLGRGDRMAVLAENRLDYVVLAFAAARTGIILAALNWRLSDGELSHCVHLVAPRLVIASPRFRDTARRLGLDPLVFGPDWEAALSAEEPGPIPGAEAEAEARQEDGLLILYTSGTTGLPKGAMISARAEMARFTLSRRELGLRPEHMFIAWAPMFHMVSIEHAMHVLMTGGRVVVVDGADIPRLVDLVETGPHWWLVLIPGMIERVAAEIRSRRAARPDWRPARIEMVGALADLVPPALIAEISGVLEAPYWNSFGSTETGMLPAAGTRFAPGEAPADLAKAPNSLHLWRLVDQDDRDVPPGTAGEIAVRGPSVFSGYWNAAATNAKDFRGGWFHMGDMFVERPDGRLDFVDRAKYMIKSGAENIYPVEIERVLMTHPAVGEAVVVRRPDERWGEVPVAFVALADEAPPVTAAELTAWCRAGLATYKCPREIRFVASRDDFPRSTSGKVQRKTLEAQLQAETAPPVARDVVGESAA, encoded by the coding sequence GTGCTGCCCGGCACACCCGGCGGGCATCTGGCGGAGATCGCGGCGCGCTTTCCCGACCGGCCGGCGATCGAGGGCGAGGGCCTGGTGCTGGACTATGCCGGGCTGGATGCGCGGGTGAACCGCACCGCCCGTCTGCTGACGGCGCGCGGGCTGGGCCGCGGCGACCGCATGGCGGTGCTGGCGGAAAACCGGCTGGATTATGTGGTGCTGGCCTTCGCCGCCGCGCGCACCGGTATCATCCTTGCGGCCCTCAACTGGCGGTTGTCGGATGGTGAACTCAGCCATTGCGTCCATCTGGTGGCCCCGCGGCTAGTGATCGCCTCGCCCCGGTTCCGCGACACCGCGCGCCGGCTCGGCCTCGACCCGCTGGTGTTCGGCCCCGACTGGGAGGCGGCGCTCAGCGCCGAAGAGCCGGGCCCGATCCCCGGCGCCGAAGCCGAGGCCGAAGCCCGTCAGGAAGACGGGCTGCTGATCCTTTACACCAGCGGCACCACCGGCCTGCCCAAGGGCGCCATGATCAGCGCCCGGGCCGAGATGGCGCGGTTCACCCTCAGCCGGCGGGAACTCGGGCTCAGGCCCGAGCATATGTTCATCGCCTGGGCGCCGATGTTCCACATGGTCTCGATCGAGCATGCGATGCATGTGCTGATGACCGGCGGCCGGGTGGTGGTGGTCGATGGGGCCGACATCCCGCGGCTGGTCGATCTGGTCGAGACCGGGCCGCATTGGTGGCTGGTGCTGATCCCGGGCATGATCGAACGGGTGGCGGCCGAGATCCGCAGCCGCCGGGCCGCCCGGCCCGACTGGCGACCGGCGCGGATCGAGATGGTGGGTGCACTGGCCGATCTGGTACCTCCGGCGCTGATCGCCGAGATTTCGGGCGTGCTGGAAGCGCCCTACTGGAACAGTTTCGGCTCCACCGAAACCGGCATGCTGCCGGCCGCCGGCACCCGCTTCGCACCGGGCGAAGCGCCGGCCGACCTCGCCAAGGCCCCGAACAGCCTGCATCTCTGGCGGCTGGTCGACCAGGACGACCGCGACGTGCCCCCGGGCACGGCGGGCGAGATCGCCGTGCGCGGCCCCTCGGTCTTCAGCGGCTACTGGAATGCGGCCGCGACGAATGCCAAAGACTTCCGCGGCGGCTGGTTCCATATGGGCGACATGTTCGTGGAGCGCCCCGACGGCCGGCTCGATTTCGTCGACCGCGCCAAATACATGATCAAATCGGGGGCCGAGAACATCTATCCGGTCGAGATCGAGCGGGTGCTGATGACCCATCCCGCCGTGGGCGAGGCGGTGGTCGTGCGCCGCCCCGACGAGCGCTGGGGCGAGGTTCCGGTCGCCTTCGTGGCCCTGGCGGACGAGGCCCCCCCGGTGACGGCGGCCGAGCTGACCGCCTGGTGCCGGGCGGGGCTCGCCACCTATAAATGCCCGCGCGAGATCCGTTTCGTCGCCTCGCGCGACGACTTCCCGCGCAGCACCAGCGGCAAGGTCCAGCGCAAGACGCTGGAGGCGCAGCTTCAGGCCGAAACCGCGCCCCCCGTCGCCCGCGACGTCGTCGGGGAGAGTGCCGCATGA
- a CDS encoding TetR/AcrR family transcriptional regulator translates to MAYRQTPETRRRLAERRMMILKATRELIAEVGFRGVRSRLVAEKAGISEGTIYRYFPTMTALYAEVFRTAALRELAASVEAADRPGPHGERLAAAVQVHVERALRRPRLAHALLAEPVSPEIEAVRLDCRHRFHLLFSEILQDGIAAGEFIPFDTELAAACITGALDEAIIWPFAKVADDARDKPVLVDFMVGFCMAGLDRFRTAGAGGLRRPA, encoded by the coding sequence TTGGCCTATCGACAGACACCCGAGACCCGCCGCCGCCTTGCCGAGCGGCGGATGATGATCCTGAAGGCGACCCGCGAGCTGATCGCCGAGGTCGGTTTCCGGGGTGTGCGCAGCCGGCTGGTGGCCGAGAAGGCCGGGATATCGGAAGGCACGATCTACCGCTATTTCCCGACCATGACCGCGCTTTATGCCGAGGTCTTCCGGACGGCGGCCTTGCGCGAACTGGCCGCCTCGGTCGAGGCGGCGGACCGGCCGGGCCCGCATGGCGAGCGGCTGGCGGCTGCCGTGCAGGTGCATGTCGAACGGGCGCTGCGCCGGCCGCGTCTGGCCCATGCCCTGCTGGCCGAGCCGGTCTCACCCGAAATCGAGGCGGTGCGCCTGGACTGCCGCCACCGCTTCCATCTGCTGTTTTCCGAGATCCTGCAGGACGGTATCGCCGCGGGTGAATTCATCCCCTTCGACACCGAGCTTGCCGCCGCCTGCATCACCGGTGCGCTGGACGAGGCGATCATCTGGCCCTTCGCCAAGGTGGCGGACGATGCGCGCGACAAGCCGGTGCTGGTCGATTTCATGGTCGGGTTCTGCATGGCTGGGCTCGATCGGTTCCGGACGGCGGGGGCCGGGGGGTTACGCCGCCCCGCCTGA
- a CDS encoding LysR family transcriptional regulator: MANGDPFDGLHEFLAIARRGSIRGAAAELGVTPGAVSQALQGLERRLGLPLFHRTTRRISLTEAGETLLGRLGPAADAITGTIDGLRRMTAEPSGTLRLLAHRMAVETVIHPLIPAFRAACPGVTVDITIDDGLEDQIAGRYDAHIAIGEFIDRDMIAVRVSRPFRWLVAASPDYLARRGRPEVPEDIARHDCIRFRLARSRRIYRWEFERPGPDGTAQALSVDPPGDIVTNDTKLVRTFALQGLGLVYGSELMLADDLAAGRLETVLDAFMPARDALFLCYPRASRGDPKLRAFVEACQRQLRRSGG, from the coding sequence ATGGCGAACGGCGACCCTTTCGACGGGCTGCATGAATTTCTGGCCATCGCCCGGCGCGGCAGCATCCGCGGTGCCGCGGCCGAGCTGGGCGTCACGCCGGGGGCGGTCAGCCAGGCGCTTCAGGGGCTGGAACGGCGGCTGGGCCTGCCGCTCTTCCATCGCACCACCCGGCGGATTTCGCTCACCGAGGCGGGGGAAACCCTGCTCGGGCGGCTGGGCCCCGCGGCCGACGCCATCACCGGCACCATCGACGGTCTGCGCCGGATGACGGCCGAACCCTCGGGCACGCTTCGCCTGCTCGCCCACCGGATGGCGGTGGAAACGGTGATCCACCCGCTGATCCCGGCCTTCCGCGCCGCCTGCCCCGGGGTCACCGTCGACATCACCATCGATGACGGGCTGGAAGACCAGATCGCCGGGCGCTACGACGCCCATATCGCGATCGGCGAATTCATCGACCGCGACATGATCGCGGTCAGGGTCTCGCGCCCCTTCCGCTGGCTGGTGGCGGCCTCCCCCGACTATCTGGCCCGCCGCGGCCGGCCCGAGGTGCCGGAAGACATCGCCCGCCACGACTGCATCCGCTTCCGCCTGGCCCGCAGCCGGCGGATCTATCGCTGGGAATTCGAACGCCCCGGCCCCGACGGCACCGCCCAGGCGCTGTCGGTCGACCCGCCGGGGGACATCGTCACCAACGACACGAAGCTGGTCCGCACCTTCGCCCTGCAGGGGCTGGGGCTGGTCTACGGGTCGGAGCTGATGCTGGCGGACGATCTTGCCGCCGGACGGCTGGAGACGGTGCTGGATGCCTTCATGCCCGCCCGCGACGCCCTGTTCCTGTGCTATCCCCGGGCCAGCCGCGGCGACCCAAAGCTTCGCGCCTTCGTGGAGGCCTGCCAGCGGCAGCTGCGCCGCAGCGGCGGCTGA
- a CDS encoding aldo/keto reductase gives MRYNTLGGTGLLVSELCLGTMTFGGRGGFWTQIGRLDQAGADAILARALDRGVNFIDTADVYSGGLSEEITGAAMRNSGRPRTDMVLATKVLGQVGDGPNDRGASRGHIMDAVKASLRRLGTDYIDLYQIHGVDPVTPIEETVRALDDLVRQGHVRYVGVSNWSAWRIMKALGIADRGGFSRFATLQAYYTIAGRDLERELVPLIEAEKLGLMVWSPLAGGLLSGKYDRDGNGPEGSRRATFDFPPVNRDRAFDCIDVMREIAAARGVSVARIALAWLLHQRSVMSVIIGANTVEQLDDNLAATEVELSTEDLARLDAVSALPPEYPGWMLERQGAGRAASRRRGDDR, from the coding sequence ATGCGCTACAACACCCTTGGCGGCACGGGCCTGCTCGTGTCGGAACTCTGCCTCGGCACCATGACCTTCGGCGGCCGCGGCGGCTTCTGGACCCAGATCGGCAGGCTCGATCAGGCGGGCGCGGATGCGATCCTTGCCCGGGCGCTGGATCGGGGCGTCAATTTCATCGACACCGCCGATGTCTATTCGGGCGGACTTTCGGAAGAGATCACCGGCGCCGCCATGCGCAATTCCGGCCGGCCGCGCACCGACATGGTGCTGGCGACCAAGGTTCTGGGGCAGGTGGGCGACGGGCCCAATGACCGCGGCGCCTCTCGCGGGCATATCATGGATGCGGTCAAGGCCAGCCTGCGCCGGCTGGGTACCGACTATATCGACCTCTACCAGATCCACGGCGTGGATCCGGTGACGCCGATCGAAGAGACGGTGCGGGCGCTCGACGATCTTGTCCGCCAGGGTCATGTGCGCTATGTCGGCGTGTCCAACTGGTCCGCCTGGCGGATCATGAAGGCGCTGGGCATCGCCGATCGGGGCGGTTTCAGCCGCTTCGCCACGCTTCAGGCCTATTACACCATCGCCGGGCGCGATCTCGAACGCGAGCTGGTGCCGCTGATCGAGGCCGAAAAGCTGGGTCTGATGGTGTGGAGCCCGCTGGCGGGCGGCCTCTTGTCGGGCAAGTACGACCGTGACGGCAATGGCCCCGAGGGGTCGCGCCGGGCGACGTTCGATTTCCCGCCGGTGAACCGCGACCGTGCTTTCGACTGCATCGACGTGATGCGCGAGATCGCGGCGGCGCGGGGCGTGTCGGTGGCGCGGATCGCGCTCGCCTGGCTGCTGCATCAGCGGTCGGTGATGTCGGTGATCATCGGTGCCAATACGGTGGAGCAGCTGGACGACAACCTGGCCGCGACCGAGGTCGAGCTGTCGACCGAGGATCTGGCGCGGCTGGATGCGGTGAGTGCGCTTCCGCCCGAATATCCGGGCTGGATGCTGGAACGCCAGGGGGCCGGACGCGCGGCTTCCCGGCGGCGGGGAGACGATCGGTGA
- a CDS encoding MFS transporter, producing the protein MALFAVATGALVANLYYAQPMVAAIGADLGLDPDLAGSLTGITQIGYGVGLFLLVSAADLVENRRLVLATLVLTTLGLAGIAMSTEALPLFAFCFMVGLCATGAQVLVPFIARLAPDARRGQVVGTVMAGLLTGIMLARPAALFIAGSFGWRAVFWASAALMLVVGAALWRMMPAWQPGRSRSGSGLVAYLRILGSMPGLLRRLPAVRRRAAYQALMFAAFNLFWTTAPIMLAERFGLSIHQIGLFALAGAGGALVAPVAGRLADRGYSRVQTGVAMMLVVVSFLASGGAVSAGSIIAMAVLAVVLDAAIQANQITGQRIIFSTAPEIRGRVNAIYMTIMFFAGASGAALGTVIYHAGGWVGVVVAGAGLGLAMLAIYATEFRRGRAG; encoded by the coding sequence GTGGCGCTTTTTGCCGTGGCGACCGGTGCGCTGGTCGCCAATCTCTATTATGCCCAGCCGATGGTGGCGGCGATCGGCGCGGATCTGGGGCTGGACCCCGATCTTGCCGGCTCGCTGACCGGCATCACCCAGATCGGCTATGGGGTGGGCCTGTTCCTGCTGGTCTCGGCCGCGGATCTGGTCGAAAACCGCCGGCTGGTGCTGGCGACGCTGGTGCTGACCACGCTGGGCCTGGCCGGCATCGCCATGTCGACCGAGGCACTGCCGCTCTTCGCCTTCTGCTTCATGGTCGGTCTTTGTGCCACCGGTGCCCAGGTGCTGGTACCGTTCATCGCAAGACTCGCGCCCGATGCGCGCCGCGGCCAGGTGGTCGGCACGGTGATGGCGGGGCTGTTGACCGGGATCATGCTGGCGCGGCCGGCCGCCCTGTTCATTGCCGGCAGCTTCGGCTGGCGGGCGGTGTTCTGGGCCTCGGCCGCGCTGATGCTTGTGGTGGGCGCCGCCCTCTGGCGGATGATGCCGGCCTGGCAGCCGGGGCGGAGCCGCAGCGGATCGGGGCTGGTCGCCTATCTTCGCATCCTGGGCTCGATGCCCGGCCTGCTGCGCCGCCTGCCGGCGGTGCGCCGGCGGGCCGCCTATCAGGCGCTGATGTTTGCGGCCTTCAACCTGTTCTGGACCACGGCGCCGATCATGCTGGCAGAGCGTTTCGGCCTCAGCATCCACCAGATCGGCCTGTTCGCGCTGGCCGGTGCCGGCGGCGCGCTGGTCGCCCCGGTGGCGGGCCGGCTGGCCGATCGCGGCTACAGCCGGGTGCAGACCGGGGTGGCGATGATGCTGGTGGTGGTGTCGTTCCTCGCCTCGGGCGGGGCGGTTTCGGCCGGCTCGATCATCGCGATGGCGGTGCTGGCGGTGGTGCTGGACGCGGCCATCCAGGCCAATCAGATCACGGGCCAGCGGATCATCTTTTCGACCGCGCCCGAGATCCGCGGCCGGGTGAACGCCATCTATATGACGATCATGTTCTTTGCCGGGGCCTCGGGCGCCGCCCTCGGCACGGTGATCTATCATGCCGGCGGCTGGGTGGGCGTGGTCGTGGCCGGTGCCGGGCTGGGCCTTGCCATGCTGGCGATCTATGCGACCGAATTCCGGCGCGGCCGGGCAGGCTGA
- a CDS encoding protein-methionine-sulfoxide reductase heme-binding subunit MsrQ — MSSARTPALPWNDPRGRFSPMKALVFGLLLLPGVWMIWTLVAAAPDMPQQPGPGIGLQGLPDRGLLGLGGPAGGIDEAGLSVPQVKETLLLAGLWAVRLLTLSLLVTPLKLSLGRPKIGQLRRMIGVAAGLYTLAHFGLYLVWMKLDLARIASEIWLRTYLTIGFVAVLILAALLATSTDGMAKRLGGSTWKRLHKAVYAAALLGALHFFMQTRLEPGEATILAGILGWAALWRLADARRPGWVRGVPGLVGLALAAGLLTVGIEAAWFAFGTSLDPWRVVAANLMPDVFPRPAAVVAMAGLGIVGLHLAVRPRPRAQPARPRRNSVA, encoded by the coding sequence GTGTGGATGATCTGGACCCTGGTCGCAGCCGCACCGGACATGCCGCAGCAGCCAGGCCCCGGCATCGGGCTTCAGGGGCTGCCGGATCGGGGATTGCTGGGGCTGGGCGGGCCGGCCGGCGGCATCGACGAAGCCGGGCTCAGCGTGCCCCAGGTCAAGGAGACCCTGCTGCTGGCGGGGCTCTGGGCCGTGCGGCTGCTGACCCTGTCGCTGCTGGTCACACCGCTCAAACTCTCGCTCGGCCGGCCGAAGATCGGCCAGCTCCGGCGGATGATCGGGGTCGCGGCCGGGCTCTACACGCTCGCCCATTTCGGGCTCTATCTCGTCTGGATGAAGCTCGATCTGGCCCGGATCGCATCCGAGATCTGGCTCAGGACCTATCTCACCATCGGCTTCGTAGCCGTGCTGATCCTGGCGGCCCTGCTCGCCACCTCTACCGACGGCATGGCGAAACGGCTGGGCGGCAGCACCTGGAAACGGCTGCACAAGGCGGTCTATGCCGCCGCCCTGCTCGGCGCCCTGCACTTTTTCATGCAGACCCGGCTGGAGCCGGGGGAGGCGACCATTCTGGCCGGCATTCTGGGCTGGGCCGCGCTCTGGCGGCTGGCCGATGCCCGGCGCCCCGGCTGGGTGCGGGGGGTGCCGGGCCTTGTCGGCCTCGCCCTGGCCGCGGGGCTTCTGACCGTCGGGATCGAAGCGGCCTGGTTCGCCTTCGGCACCAGCCTGGATCCGTGGCGGGTGGTGGCGGCCAATCTGATGCCCGATGTCTTCCCGCGCCCCGCCGCGGTGGTGGCGATGGCCGGGCTCGGGATCGTCGGGCTGCACCTCGCCGTCAGGCCCCGCCCCCGCGCTCAGCCTGCCCGGCCGCGCCGGAATTCGGTCGCATAG